One genomic segment of Falco peregrinus isolate bFalPer1 chromosome 7, bFalPer1.pri, whole genome shotgun sequence includes these proteins:
- the KCNF1 gene encoding potassium voltage-gated channel subfamily F member 1, with product MAGDSRFPDVDTAGSEKNEETEIVVNVGGVRQVFYGDNLNQYPETRLAELINCLAGGYDSIFSLCDDYDPGKREFYFDRDPDAFKCIIDVYYFGEIHMKKGICPICFKNEMEFWKVDLKFLDDCCKTHLSEKKEELEEIARRVQLILDDLGVDASESRWKRCQKYIWKFLEKPESSYPARVIAVLSFLFILISSVVMCVGTIPDLQVVDAEGNRVEHPTLDSIETACIGWFTIEYVLRLISSPNKLHFVLSFMNIVDVLAILPFYVSLTLTHLGARLMELSNVQQAVQALRIMRIARIFKLARHSSGLQTLTYALKRSFKELGLLLMYLAVGIFVFSALGYTMEQSHPETLFKSIPQSFWWAIITMTTVGYGDIYPKTTLGKLNAAISFLCGVIAIALPIHPIINNFVRYYNKQRVLETAAKHELELMELNSAEGKAASSKSELEDLAREGKEGPFYSSRLKVSHSDTFIHLLSEEKHYRTRLQSCK from the coding sequence ATGGCAGGTGACTCTAGGTTTCCAGATGTGGACACTGCCGGAtcagaaaagaatgaagaaacGGAGATTGTAGTCAATGTCGGTGGGGTGAGGCAGGTGTTCTACGGAGATAACCTGAATCAATACCCAGAAACACGGCTGGCAGAGCTAATCAACTGTTTAGCGGGGGGATATGATAGCATATTCTCCCTCTGTGACGACTACGATCCTGGAAAGAGAGAGTTTTACTTTGACAGAGATCCGGATGCTTTCAAATGCATTATTGACGTGTACTACTTTGGGGAAATTCACATGAAGAAAGGAATATGCCCCATATGTTTCAAGAATGAAATGGAATTTTGGAAAGTGGATCTGAAATTTTTGGATGACTGCTGCAAAACTCATCTAagtgaaaaaaaggaggaactGGAAGAAATAGCTAGAAGGGTGCAACTGATTCTGGATGACTTGGGAGTAGATGCCTCGGAAAGTCGCTGGAAAAGGTGCCAAAAATACATCTGGAAATTTCTGGAGAAGCCAGAATCGTCCTACCCAGCTCGAGTCATTGCTGTTCTGtcctttctgtttattttgatcTCCTCTGTCGTGATGTGTGTGGGGACCATCCCAGACCTGCAGGTCGTAGATGCAGAGGGGAACCGTGTGGAGCACCCGACCCTGGACAGCATAGAGACAGCCTGTATAGGCTGGTTTACCATCGAGTACGTGCTGAGGCTGATCTCCTCTCCCAACAAACTCCACTTTGTCCTGTCTTTCATGAACATTGTTGATGTGCTAGCGATACTGCCTTTCTatgtcagcctgaccttgacCCACCTGGGAGCCAGGCTGATGGAGCTGAGCAATGTCCAGCAGGCTGTCCAGGCACTGCGCATCATGAGGATCGCGAGGATTTTCAAGCTCGCACGGCATTCCTCTGGGCTCCAGACTCTAACATACGCCCTTAAGCGCAGCTTTAAGGAGCTCGGACTGCTCCTCATGTACTTAGCTGTTGGaatctttgtcttttctgcCCTGGGTTATACCATGGAGCAAAGTCACCCTGAAACTTTATTTAAGAGCATACCTCAGTCATTTTGGTGGGCAATCATTACCATGACCACAGTCGGATATGGAGACATATACCCTAAAACAACACTTGGAAAACTGAATGCTGCCATCAGTTTTCTTTGCGGGGTGATAGCGATCGCCCTTCCCATCCATCCCATCATTAACAACTTTGTCAGGTATTATAACAAACAGAGAGTTTTAGAAACAGCTGCCAAGCACGAATTGGAGCTGATGGAGCTAAACTCAGCTGAGGGGAAAGCTGCAAGCTCCAAAAGTGAACTAGAGGATCTTGCGAGGGAAGGCAAGGAGGGTCCTTTTTATAGCAGCCGGCTAAAAGTCTCCCACAGTGACACCTTTATTCATCTCCTGTCAGAAGAGAAACACTATAGGACCAGGCTTCAAAGCTGCAAATAA